A region of the Acinetobacter defluvii genome:
ACCAAAGCCTGGTTTTACTTGCTCTTTCAGTTCATTTTTAACGAAGTCTGCAAGGAAGTCACGATCACCCACATTTTCAGGTGTGAACTGTGGATTGTGTTCCAAAATCGCATCAAACATTGAGATTTTCTTAAATGGACCTTTGAAGCTATATACTTCTTCACCATAAGGCACATCGGTTGAACCCAAGATATCGATTGCTAATTTTTCAAGCATGTTTTCAGTCAAAGCCATTAAGTCTTTGTAATCTGCATAGGCTTGGTAGAATTCAATCATGGTGAATTCTGGGTTATGACGGGTAGAAACACCTTCATTACGGAAGTTACGGTTAATTTCGAATACACGCTCGAAACCACCTACCACCAAACGTTTCAAATAAAGCTCAGGCGCAATACGTAAGAACAATGGCATATCTAAAGCATTATGATGTGTTTCAAATGGACGTGCAGATGCACCCCCTGGAATCACATGCATCATTGGTGTTTCAACTTCCATGAAACGTTCGTTAGTTAAATATGAACGAATACCTGACACCACTTTGGCACGTATCTCAAAAGTTTTACGGGTTTCTTCATTCACGATTAAATCTAAATAACGTTTACGATATTTCGCTTCAGTATCAGATAAACCATGGAATTTATCTGGAAGTGGGCGTAGTGATTTAGTCAGTAATTCGAAATGTTCAATATGAACATACAGATCACCTTTACCTGAACGACCGATATAACCTTCTACCGCAATAATATCGCCAAGGTCTAAGCTTTTAATTGTGTTTAATACTTCAGGCGCAAGTTCTTTACGTGCAACATATAACTGAATACGACCTGTCATGTCCTGAATCACGATGAATGAACCACGGTTCAACATCACACGACCCGCCACTTTTACATAAACTTTATCACCAGCTTCAATTTGTTCTTTAGATTGATCAGCGAATTGGTCTTGTAAATCTTGGGCATAATGTTCACGCTTAAAGGTGTTTGGCCATGGGCTAACACCTGTTTCCTTAGCGTGATCTTGAATTTGCTTGAGCTTGGCATGACGCTGTGCAATTAAATCGTTTTCGGAAATGTGTTGTTCAGAAGTCGATTGAGCGTTGTGTTGCGTCATCTCTGCCTCAAATTTTTTATCAATAAACGGAAGTTGCATAGCATAGCAGATTTACAACATAATAAGCAGCATACAATCACAGCAATTTCTAATAAAGCCTACTTAAATATTCAACCTATGTCTAAATTCTCTATTATTTTTTTAAGCAACTTAATTTTCATAACAGCTGCATGGGCGACTGAGCAAAATAATTCCAATCAAACAATTACTTCCGCACCAAGCCTCCACACTTTAAATAGACTGGAACACACCAATTTAAACACTGAAGATTATGTTTGGAAAATTGAACTCATTGCTGACCCTGAACATAAAGGCATTTCCCACAAATTACTCAATCCAAACCCCAAATTCCCAATGTTAGATCAACGTGCTTTAGAACTGGCACAAAATTATCGATATGAAGAACTCGAAAAGTTAAAGCAAATGTCGCTTGAGCAATATGAAAGCTCTATGAAGAATACTGTGCAACCTACAACCAGCTATATTTTAAATATTCAATTTCCCTTGGGTATCGCTTGGAAAAAACAACCCCGTTTCCAACGTTTAGCGGAGATTTCAGCAAAATTTTGTAAACTGCGAGAAGATGATCCTTTTTACGAACAAGCTGTGATCCGTAAAGATCGTAGTTATATCTTTAAAACTAAACTTTTTGTAAACAGCAATGGTGTTGTGAATACTGTCAATTTACTCAATCCTTCATCAGATACAACCTTAAATAATTTAGTCTATAAGGAGCTAATTTCTTCACAATTTCACCCCTATAATGAAAATGGAATACCTACACATTTTGAAGCTGAGCAACCTATACAGTTAGTCTGCCCACAAAGATAAATAATCTAAAAACATCACCCTTTATACCTAGAACTTTAGTCTGAGCTTTATATCTCACTCAGCATTTTAGTAAATCCACATCATCAAAAACTTTTTACTTATGCTTAAAGCAATACTATTTCAAAACCCATAAAAACTATTAAAACAAATATTTAGATAAATTTTTAGCTAAAAAAATATTAGCTCATCCGCATTTTTTAGATCAACCAGCAAAAACTAAAATGCTTCTGCGAAAGCCTTAGACCAAAATCTAACTATATTTTCAAAAGATGATGCGTACAATATTTTTAGAAATAGTTGAAAAATAAACTATATCAACCCGACTCTCTTTGTGAAAAAAGACAGTTTTAACGTGATAAAAATGAATATGTATATGTCAAAAATATTATTTATGCATGGGCTTGATTCGTCCAAAGATTCAACTAAGTTTCATGCACTAAATGCTACACAAAAGTATTGTATTGATATTGATTATCGCAATTTAAATTATGACACAGTGGCAGAGCTATATCAGGATATTATCCAAAAAATTCAACCTAAACTTATTGTCGGGCATAGTTTAGGCGGTTATTGGGCATTAAAAATGTCACAAGTTTTTCGTATTCCTGCCATCGTTGCCAATCCAAGCTTACATCCTGATTTTCGAGCAGATTACGCACCGATCACAGAGTATGATTTAGAACATGATATTCCACAAACAGCATATATAGAATTAGGTGATGAAATTCTTGATATGTATGAAACTTCAAATATTTTAGAACCTTATATGTATGTAGAAATGATGCAAGGTGGACATCACCGCTTAGCATCACCTGAAAATTTAAATCACATGATTAAATATATGCAAGATACTTTTGTCATATAAAAAGCCTTGCAAGCATATACTCACAAGGCTTTAAAAATTATTTTAGAATGATTAACTTAACAACTTAATTAAGCAACTGCAGCTTCAGGTTTAGATTGTTCATCTAACACAGACCAAATATTTAAACCAAGATCACCATGCAAATCTTGCAAATCGAGGAAAATACTTGCACCTAATACAGTATGATTACACTTATTCATCAACTGTTTTACCGCTTTTAAAGTACCGCCTGTTGCCAATACGTCATCCACAATCATGACTTTTTGTGGCTGAATTTCTGCTGACATTTCTAGACGATCTAAACCATATTCAAGGCTATATCCGACACCGATCACAGGTGGTGGTAATTTTCCAGCTTTACGCACCAACAATAAACCCTTGCCTGTACGCTGTGCCAATAAGCTTGCTAAAACAAAACCACGTGCTTCTACAGCCACAAAACTTTCAACTTGTGCAAGCTGTTCTGTAGGAATACTTGCAATTAATGCATCGGTGAGTGGTTCAAGATTTTTCATGAAAAGTGGTGTTAAATCATAAAAACAAATCCCAGGTTTTGGGAAATCTTGGACAGTACGAATATGAGACCACAAAGCTGTAGACATGTTCATCATTGGGAGAGTGTATCAAGAAAAGAATGACCTAATTTTAACCAGAATATGGATATTTTTAAAGTCACTAAATCAATGAAAAATCAGTTCATTTTTATAAGTTATTGATTTAACAATGGTCATTTATTTACTAAATGTTAACTATTGATTATTTTAATCACATTATACTAAAAAATCTTATAGAAAGCTGTTAGACCATCGTCTAAATACTACCATTTTCACTTAATTTATCCTGAATAAAAAAATGCAAGATAAAATAGCTTTTCATTTTCAATTAAGACGCAGCATCCCCCCAAAACTTAACAAATGCGCTAAAACTTAAAATTAAATTTATGATTGTCTAACAAAAACACCCTAAATTTGCCCAAACAACCGTGCTTTTGTCCTACTCTGCCATTCAGCTTTAGGATTAGTTCGGTAAACTCCCATATTTATTTTACATTCGTTCTTGAACTACGTAAAAATTTGTTTGAATATGTACCTATTGCAATGCATATCACTCGCATCAAAGTAATAGCAAGATTTGTGACTGACAGCAAATACAAGCCATCTGTCAGATTTTGGAGAATTAGATGAAAAAATATCAATGCATCGTTTGTGGTTGGATTTATGACGAAGCAGAAGGCTGGCCACAAGATGGCATCGCAGCAGGTACAAAATGGGAAGACATTCCCGATGACTGGACGTGCCCAGATTGTGGCGTGTCTAAAGCCGATTTTGAAATGGTAGAAGTATAATCAGCCCGTAAAAGACCATGTTTACATGGTCTTTTTTATCACTTGTATAAGATTAAAAGTAG
Encoded here:
- a CDS encoding YqiA/YcfP family alpha/beta fold hydrolase, which translates into the protein MSKILFMHGLDSSKDSTKFHALNATQKYCIDIDYRNLNYDTVAELYQDIIQKIQPKLIVGHSLGGYWALKMSQVFRIPAIVANPSLHPDFRADYAPITEYDLEHDIPQTAYIELGDEILDMYETSNILEPYMYVEMMQGGHHRLASPENLNHMIKYMQDTFVI
- a CDS encoding adenine phosphoribosyltransferase codes for the protein MMNMSTALWSHIRTVQDFPKPGICFYDLTPLFMKNLEPLTDALIASIPTEQLAQVESFVAVEARGFVLASLLAQRTGKGLLLVRKAGKLPPPVIGVGYSLEYGLDRLEMSAEIQPQKVMIVDDVLATGGTLKAVKQLMNKCNHTVLGASIFLDLQDLHGDLGLNIWSVLDEQSKPEAAVA
- the rubA gene encoding rubredoxin RubA, which encodes MKKYQCIVCGWIYDEAEGWPQDGIAAGTKWEDIPDDWTCPDCGVSKADFEMVEV
- the lysS gene encoding lysine--tRNA ligase, which gives rise to MTQHNAQSTSEQHISENDLIAQRHAKLKQIQDHAKETGVSPWPNTFKREHYAQDLQDQFADQSKEQIEAGDKVYVKVAGRVMLNRGSFIVIQDMTGRIQLYVARKELAPEVLNTIKSLDLGDIIAVEGYIGRSGKGDLYVHIEHFELLTKSLRPLPDKFHGLSDTEAKYRKRYLDLIVNEETRKTFEIRAKVVSGIRSYLTNERFMEVETPMMHVIPGGASARPFETHHNALDMPLFLRIAPELYLKRLVVGGFERVFEINRNFRNEGVSTRHNPEFTMIEFYQAYADYKDLMALTENMLEKLAIDILGSTDVPYGEEVYSFKGPFKKISMFDAILEHNPQFTPENVGDRDFLADFVKNELKEQVKPGFGLGKLQTIVFEETVETKLRQPTFITEYPAETSPLARRNDDNPHITDRFEFFIGGRELANGFSELNDPIDQAERFQAQVEEKDAGDDEAMHYDADFIEALEYGLPPTAGEGIGIDRLVMLFANAASIRDVILFPHMRHKN